From a region of the Helianthus annuus cultivar XRQ/B chromosome 5, HanXRQr2.0-SUNRISE, whole genome shotgun sequence genome:
- the LOC110943273 gene encoding protein PFC0760c-like, protein MMMKVLENLIGKPIEQRFEEIELEEVRARRKAKIEAEMKNKGKGVPIEGVTKVTERAIVVSEPEKVPETSILDPCYDEEEENDDDIMKDDADDVYSASSDHDDDGNDDNDQGSTGMKVTEASNEEKIDEYLHDDANEESSNASGEGEHDDAKNVDESDDHLTRLILRLEHNVEEGEIMHTYTLDEIVKMAHVDDINFKVDFEEELNQFNINQQPEYQYKYVEDADNYDRVEVEDCSDEEHSENVNVDTSNFLTLAEFFSQANEDELRRKVAESVKNKSFHEMLKDEQREERKKWFRKDTERKFKCDNS, encoded by the exons ATGATGATGAAAGTGTTGGAGAACTTGATCGGAAAGCCAATCGAACAAAGATTTGAAGAGATCGAGCTTGAGGAAGTTAGAGCACGACGTAAGGCTAAGATTGAAGCTGAAATGAAAAACAAAGGCAAAGGTGTTCCAATTGAAGGTGTTACTAAAGTAACTGAAAGGGCAATTGTAGTGTCTGAGCCAGAAAAAGTTCCTGAAACATCTATTCTTGATCCgtgtt atgatgaagaagaagaaaatgatgaTGATATCATGAAGGATGATGCAGATGATGTTTATTCTGCTAGTAGTGACCATGATGATGATGGCAATGATGACAATGATCAAGGTTCTACAGGCATGAAAGTCACTGAAGCGTCTAATGAAGAAAAGATTGATGAATATCTTCATGATGATGCTAACGAAGAATCAAGTAATGCAAGTGGTGAGGGGGAGCATGATGATGCTAAGAATGTTGATGAAAGCGATGATCACCTTACGAGATTGATCCTTCGTCTTGAACACAATGTAGAAGAAGGAGAAATCATGCATACTTATACTTTGGATGAGATCGTAAAGATGGCACATGTTGATGATATTAATTTCAAAGTTGATTTTGAAGAGGAGCTGAATCAGTTTAATATTAATCAGCAGCCTGAGTATCAGTATAAATACGTTGAAGATGCTGATAACTATGACAGAGTTGAAGTGGAAGACTGTAGTGACGAAGAACATTCTGAGAATGTGAATGTTGATACTTCTAACTTTCTGACGCTTGCTGAATTCTTCAGTCAAGCTAATGAAGATGAGTTGCGAAGAAAGGTTGCAGAAAGTGTAAAGAACAAAAGTTTCCATGAAATGTTAAAAGATGAACAGCGCGAAGAACGTAAGAAATGGTTCAGAAAAGATACTGAAAGAAAGTttaaatgtgacaactcgtaa